TCGTCCGGCGGTCATTGTTGATGAAGTTGAACGAGTTCAAATCGCGGCGATAGATGCTGCCACCCACCGAGATGTTGCGGTCGAACAGATAGGGCTCGGTGAAACCGAGTTCGATCGACTTTGAATAGCTCGAATAGTTGACCGACGCCTGGAGCTGCTGGCCGAGGCCGCGGAAGTTGCGCTGGCGGATCGACGCCTGGAGCAGGAAATTCTCGATCGACGAGAAACCGGCCGACAGCGACAGTTCGCCCGTCGGCTTTTCCTCGACATTGGTTTCGAGAATGATGCGGTCGGGCGTGGTGCCTTCCTTGCGCTCGATTTCCAGATTTTCCTGGAAATAGCCAAGGCTGTTGATGCGGCTTTCGGTGCGTTTGATGCCGAAGCTGTTGAACGCGTCGCCTTCGTTCAGACGGAATTCGCGGCGCACGACCTTGTCGTGGGTCAGCGTGTTGCCGTTGACGTCGATACGCTCGACGTAGGTACGCGGGCTTTCAGCGACGTTGAAAGTGATCGCCATCGTCCGCGTTTCGGGATCGCGGCGGAATTCGGGATTGATATCGGCAAAGGCATAGCCGAACAGGCCTGCGGTTTCGCTGAGGCTTTCGACCGTGTCCTCGACCAGCTTTGCATCATACCAGTCGCCGGTGTGCATCGGCAGCAGCTTTTTCAGCATTTCGGGCTGGAAGTCGCGGATTTCGCTCTTCACATCGACGTCGCTGAATTTGTAGCGCTCGCCTTCCTCGACCACATAGGTGATGATGAAGTCCTGCTTGTTGCTCGTCAGCTCCGCAACCGCCGAAATCACGCGGAAATCAGCGTAACCGTTGGAAAGGTAAAAGAGGCGCAGCTTTTGCTGGTCATAGGCCAGGCGATCGGGGTCGTAGCTGGTGTTCGACGACAGGATCGTCATCAGGCTCGACTGCTTCGTCGCCATCTCGCCCTTAAGCTCACCATCGCTGAACTTCTCGTTGCCGATGATGTTGATCTGGCGGACCTTCGATTTCGGTCCTTCGTTGATTTCGAAGACGACATCGACGCGGTTCTGGTCGAGCGAGACCATCTTGGGCTCGACCGTCGCGGCAAAGCGGCCCTGACGCTTGTAGAGTTCGATGATGCGCGCGACGTCCGCGCGGACTTTCGAACGCGTGAATATCTGGCGCGGCGCGAGCTTGATCTCGGGGCGGATCTTGTCTTCCTTCAGGCGCTTGTTGCCTTCAAGGATGACGCGGTTGATGACCGGATTTTCGGTAACCTGAATCTGCAGCGCGCCGGCGTTGTCGGTGATCTGGAAATCCTTGAACAACTCGGTCGCGGCAAGGTCCTTCAGCGCCTGGTCGAGCACCGAGCGGTCATATTGCTGACCGACGCGCAAACGCAGGTACGACAGGATCGTCTGCGCCTCGAGCCGCTGATTACCGACGACCGTGATCGACTTGACCGTCGTCGCAGCCGGAGCTGCTTCGGGTGCCGGAGCCGGTACGGTCGGCGGCGCGACTTCCTGCGCCATCACCGGCGTCGCCAGCATCGTACCTGCCATGAGGAGGGCCGACAGCTGTGTCCGCGCCGAGAGTTTGTGTGAAGCCACGCTGTTCATCCCGAAAAAATAACTCAAAAGCGACAAACCCGCCTGACCGCGGGTTCGCGCGCCACTCCCTGCCCCAGACTCGCTAGCCAATCAAGCGCGCGATCCCGTCCCACAAGCCCAATGAGCCCAAATCATTGAAAGTCACGACCAGCA
This sequence is a window from Sphingopyxis sp. USTB-05. Protein-coding genes within it:
- the bamA gene encoding outer membrane protein assembly factor BamA — translated: MNSVASHKLSARTQLSALLMAGTMLATPVMAQEVAPPTVPAPAPEAAPAATTVKSITVVGNQRLEAQTILSYLRLRVGQQYDRSVLDQALKDLAATELFKDFQITDNAGALQIQVTENPVINRVILEGNKRLKEDKIRPEIKLAPRQIFTRSKVRADVARIIELYKRQGRFAATVEPKMVSLDQNRVDVVFEINEGPKSKVRQINIIGNEKFSDGELKGEMATKQSSLMTILSSNTSYDPDRLAYDQQKLRLFYLSNGYADFRVISAVAELTSNKQDFIITYVVEEGERYKFSDVDVKSEIRDFQPEMLKKLLPMHTGDWYDAKLVEDTVESLSETAGLFGYAFADINPEFRRDPETRTMAITFNVAESPRTYVERIDVNGNTLTHDKVVRREFRLNEGDAFNSFGIKRTESRINSLGYFQENLEIERKEGTTPDRIILETNVEEKPTGELSLSAGFSSIENFLLQASIRQRNFRGLGQQLQASVNYSSYSKSIELGFTEPYLFDRNISVGGSIYRRDLNSFNFINNDRRTTFQQVTTGAQINAGVPLTEFMSFFARYSINFDDVTLDKGIYYFGNECDPLVAGRYLCDAIGNRTTSLLGYTLAYDDRDNRLRPTRGQSLSLSQDFAGLGGSVKYVRTRLSGSKHFNLGSRFILNLSAEGGYIYPFGSRPTPTSDKVRLTDRFFLGEPQMRGFDIRGVGPRVIRYSVNNSDPANPIVVTDANGDRGQIDDALGGRAYYQGRLELDIPLGTGAKELGLRPSIFLDVGSVFSVRKPALTTLANFFDSADGLTKNLCRNPDTGQQVFATNTPNGDGTPSGQYTTCATANGFTSNLAPFEERFFGDTWMPRVSIGAGVNWNSPFGPFRIDFAYALRKEEGDDTKRFSFNVGTQF